AAAGTTTACGGTTATCAACTTATTACTCTCTCCCACtccatttatttctctaaaaatatcaaatttataattgaatagatACAGATAGAATTCCATGCTATTAGGCTGGGCTTATACATCCGTTTTTTCCGATTCTCAGTTCAGAATCGAAATATTTCTGAATATAAACAACGTACGAGGTGGTCATCATCAGTTTATAGTTTCATAATTTCATCCGGATGTATAAGCTCCACCTTAGTTTAGtacatagtaatttttattagaatattacttactctatggtaCTTGTCTCTGCATAGTACATACCAATACAATGCATACATAGAGAATAATAAAGTgacgtttttattattcacaaatGTCAGTAAACCTTAAATTGTTGTTTGTGCAAATGAGAAatgtataaagtaataattatttcaatgttaagtACGTCTGTATAGAAATGGAATGTGAATAAAGTCAACATGGCTTTTATAAATGAACCAGTGCTCAATATTATAGTGGTAGGATTCCATCATAAAAAGGGCTGCCAGGTAAGTAGGCGTCACAACTTTCGTCAATCGATAATGTTTCGCCAAATCATCCAAAAGATAttctatttactttaataaggaaagtagtctataaggatttttatgaataatattattccgtaaatactaatttatacaCCACGCGTGAGATATTAATGGTTTATATATGtcctaaaaatattgatatatatttgtgGAATGTTTTCTGCAAAATTATCCAATTCAATGTAGATATGCCTGTAATCGTAATTTCCTATGAACAATGAGTAAAGAGTTAACACCAACAAATGTGTAACATGTAAAGTATGCCTTCTGGCGATCGGTGAACACATATATGCGTCAAGAGTATTGTTCTCTTATAAGAAACATATTGGAGGTGAGGATTAAGAAAGTATGGAaaccaaaactatattttttgtcatgttTATTGTTGATTATTGATACTTGCACATTGAAATCCGAAAAATGTATTGTTAGTATTTagataaaactatttgaatATCATTGTCTATTTCAGCTGCCAAACAGCTTAAGAAAATTAGTCAGTTTAATATCTTTGCCATTGAGGCTTATATGActtgtttatatttcaatgtgaATCTGCAAATATGCTGCTTACCACCTGGCAAATGGATTGCTTGTCTAGATATTCAGCTGTAACATTATATGTCATGTTTATAacacatttttgtatttaccaAATACATTCTAGGAGTAGTCTGTTACAGTGGCCTAGGTATGATGGGTTTGTTTTGCAATTGGCCAATACTTTGTGTGTGATTGTCTTGACAGATTTCTTAGGATTACATTCCTTACAGGGGGTTGATGGCAGTTCACAGATACAAGCATTGATTTCATATATACTGTagactgatttttttaaaatctaagaATGTCTCTGTTATCATACAAGGTTTTGTTCTAGCTATTAAAGTCCACAAATGACTGTAGTGATCCATAACATCTGGGAGACACCAgtatctaaaatttaaaaaaaaaaaataaaaaaataaaaaaatcaattacttCCATGTGTGCATGTATTTGAATGTAGTTTATGTGtttatccaggacatggtctatatgtgtgccaaattttcTCTAAATCTGTTTTGCagttttactgtttatgagtCTCATTTTAAAACATCCacaatttataaacttttacattcatattattagaatataatttataaataaatatacaaattatgtaCTTTGAGAGCACAAGATATCttgaaataattcaaataattaatattgataaactGATTGTCCATAACCAAGAGTAACACAAGGtctgaattttgaattacaaagcactggaTAGACatatgtgtatttaaattttaaagttataagtaaattatattaagtatttataatttataagtttttatatagTGTTGGTAACATATTATAGTATCCTTCATACtcttttatttactgttttccATTGAAGTCTCTTACTGGCCATCATAAAAAgccattattttatgatatctaTGATGTAAAGTTACTGTATTTTGTGTAACATAAGCCGTGTTGTATATGAAATACTGTTTTGTccttgttatataaataatggtttataaatatgtttttaaaatttcaggTGGAGCACTGTTATCCAGAACTAATACCAGGCCGTCCTACAGAACTCCCTGCAGCATGGAGACATTTACCAGCATTGGCATTACCTGACGGCTCCCACAATTACCATTCagatactatattttttaatcttcctGGCCTGACTGATCCACCACACACAGTTTATGGAATATCATGTTTCCGTCAAATACCTGTGGAGGTATGTATATTATGCAAGGCAGACAGAAACTGTGATGATAACTATATATTGATATTGCCAATAAGGTCTGGTcagtaacaatattttgttaaactacatattaaaaaaaaaacaaagattcttgctatttttttttttcaaaatattacccTTCAGCCATTGAGTCAAAACATAAAGCTAAGGTGACTTGGATTACAATCATGGATAATATAGTAGTTTGTGATCTAAACTTAAgttatgtatttagtttttatttgaaaatactaAATCAccaatactattttaatatatgtttttccacatactttttattactgttaCCTATTTTTGAATACGAAAAATTAATTTCCCTAAATAAATTGTCAATTCTAAAAGCACTTTGTATTTTGCTGTAAATTGTTCCACCTTGGGcttatatataaagttatattatggTTATGTGATTATTGTTTTACAGCAAGTAATACAAAAGACAGAGGACATGACTAGAAGCTCGGTCCAGAAGAGTGTGTGCGTGATATGTCGCGCGCCGCTGTTTGGCCGCCTCGCTGTCAAGATGGAGCTTGTGGTGCGTGCGTGGTTCCTGCAGGGAGACTTCTCCCAAACCAAGCTGCTTGAAGATGCATATAAACATTTGAACAGCTGCCCCGTGCAGATGGACCAGGCTTTGGAAGGTCAGTTTTGTATATGTTAATCAATCCTTGAAAACATTGTCAACAGATATTCGAACAGTGCTATTTTTATTGATgacattatatgttttgatGATCATGAAATAGGTAAGATAAACTTAAAATCCTTTCtgttgttttttctttacagCACTAAGATGGTATACAAACCCATAAGTGATGCTTAACTTAATGATATCTCATATATTAATACATGTCAATGTAATGTAAAACACACAAGCTACTAACTTTTGGcaaaaaatgcattaaatacCTGCCCAAAAGTTGGATTGTGACCGCGGCTAAACCCTATTCCATGTATCCTGCAATATGACATATCTATTTTCCAATGAATGTAGAATCTAGATTGGCCCTCAATAtagtaaaatacaataacagACTCGCAACTGATTAATTTGTTGTAATAAACAGCTTATCAGTTAACATTAATGGGCTTATTGTGTTTGTGACTTTATAATCGTATTTTGGTGTCAgtctaacaaaatattatgtttactaaaGGTTTGTCAGTCCAGCGCTTGGTTGAAGGCTGGAGACATAAAGCGTTGCTGCTTTTCAAGCTTCTGTTGTTGAGGCGAAAGGTGTTGATTTACGGAGCGCCCGCAGGAACCCTGTCCGCCGCCCTTCTGACGCTTGTGTCTTTGTTACCCCGCTGTGTAGAATATGGCCTTTCGAAAGCAGCTAATATAGTGTAAGTATGTGACTTTAAATTAAGATAGtattgtacctattaattatttatttgcaaaacaaAGAAGATTTTTtagtcacataaatatataaatagtaccATAATTCAACATATTACACAAGTATATACATATAGCAGCCCGCTCGCTACGGCTTTAtacaatcattattaattattaattatatgatattaCGACCTGGCACTTGTAACATAACCTTACTGAATGAGccagaaaaaaacataattatttcgcACCAAACAActagacatattttatttgctacAGATTATCAAGACCTTTATCTCCCATACCCGTTCCGGTAGAGCTGGACACATTAGATTCCGGAAACGATGTGTCCAACGACACGCTAGTAAATGGCACAAGTCAGTTAGAAGAACTGTCCCCCAAGGAAACCGGAAACATGCTAGAAGAGAAAGACAGGGTTAGTCGACAGAGTTTTGATGAGACTATCCTTACTGATGTTGTGGACAGGCAAGATTTGTCAGTGGGCAGGGAAAAGTGTCACAGTATTGGTGAGAAATATAAGTCACAAAAGTCCATCAGTGAAGCACAACAAAGTCCCACCATGGCGAGAGACATGAGTGTAGATGGTCTACACAATTTGACTAGTCAGGTAGATCAAGCGGAGTGCGGTTTCCCCTTACCCTTATTTGAGGAAGGCTATCTCTGCTTACCTTATTTGTCGTTACAATATTTAGATCTGCTGTCGGACTCTGCCGTGCAAGGATTTGTGGTAGGGGCTTCTAATGTACTATTCAAACAAAAGAGACAGTTGTTTGACGTTCTTGTGGAGTTGAATGAAATGCGGATAGAAACGGGCGACATGTTGCTGAGGAGACAACTGGCGCTTGGCACAGAGGACCTTCGCTTCGCCGACCACATCGTGCGCCACGGCTCGACGCAGGGCGACGCGTGGATACGTGACCAGTTTACTAGTTATCTAATTTATCTTTTAAGGACGTCTCTTTTGCCAGGTAATTCGCGTGTAATACAATACAAATCTTaccgtaatatatttttatgctatgTGTGCATTTGATGCTCaagttgtaattatttttttacagatggTAGTCGAGAAATTGACTCGTATAATGCTCAATTTATGTCTGCTTTTAAAGCTACACCAGCGTACGAAAATTGGTTGAAGAATACGAATAATGGAGACATTGAAACGTTTATGAACCTCATACCCATGCATCCTTTTTCTGGTCAGTTGTCTGTGGCGGATATGAAGTTAAAGTTTGCACAGTGAGTAATATCCCtggatttaaataatagtatcatAAATGCCATCGTATTTTTATGAACAGTTTTGAgaattgtaaaataacatttataattcatGTACTCATGTATCATTCTGGATATGAACAGTTTGCTCTTCCCGTTTTTTGGGAGTGTATTCTTGTAAATAGCATGCAAACAACATCTGGGATAGTATATCATACTGACTTTGTAGAGACTAGATggagtttttatgttttttgtagtttttgccCTGCCTATTATTAGAATCAAATCCAAAGGCTCATAGTTTAGGAttctttcatttcatttctaTCTGTGGTGTTTTACAAGTTGGCactctagttgtaaacgtcttTATATTTGACGTGAAAATACCtacttagttatttattttttctgctATGGATGGAAATGGACAACCAAGTCGTCCctatctttataatttattttggtgaGAGTGAGTCGGGGTTACATTGAGATGTGTGTTGTGTCGTGTGTGCAGCACGATGTCGACGACGGAGGGCGGGCGCAAGGTGACGGCGGCGGTGGCGAGCACGGGGCGCGCGGTGGCGACGACGTCGCGCGCGGTGGGCGGCGCGCTGTCGCAGGCGCGCGGCGCGCTCTCGGGCTGGTGGAGCGCGCtcaccgcgccgccgcccgtCGCGCACGGTGACGCACTCATACTGCTTTACATTACTCGATCCACTTTGCACAAGCTATCTACCGAAACACATTTCTAACGTGAACATTTTAAAGCTCGCACAACTTGCACCAAGTGAATGTGTGTACAGTTATTGAAAcattcttgcgcaatatattgctgcctGAATTGACTACTCTATGCTTAGTTAAATATGGCTGCTTCCGAAAAGGGGACTCGTGACTAATGTTGGTGATTAGGaatcaaaaaatacttatggaatattcatttataatgttgCTTACAAATGCAACTCAAACACGTCAGATCCTCTCAAATGAGGCATGAAACACGATACCGAGGTTCATGTTGTgtcataattatgtaaaatacacatgtaaaataCTATTCGTACACGCGCATTGGTCAACGCATATACAGAAAACAATtttcatgttttgtaatattagaCCAAAAAAAAGATTctccaattaattaaatattgttcaaTTAATAGGCGAAGATACATCGACTGCCCATTCGGACGTGGACGAGGCGGAGGACACGGCGGAGGAGGcggacgccgcgccgcgaccTCTGGACGACAACAGGAACTCGGAGCGCGCCGTGATGCCCGAGCCGCCCGACAAGGCCATAGACGAGAACAACGCCAACCTTAGCAAAATAACAGTTGTTTAATGTTAACGTGTGATAGTTACTTAGTCCTATCGTTGCGACTCGAGGCTGTTTGTTAGTTCATCTTGATTGTGCGCTTCCATCAAGCAAACAATcattgtacatatttatttaattatctcgaCAGCCAAACACCTACATGAATTTAATATGAGATTAGATATTGTTATTGATTTGTGATCACTATTACTCATAGGCACAAGATAGCTTAATAACGAATATCGGTTTGCTTAAACGTATTCTATTTAGTATgtgtagattattttataatcattacataCCCTTCCTattgtgatatttattaaattattgaatgaaTGTAATTAATGAAATGAGTGATGCTATGGTTGACTTTGGAAGAAGCATTTGGcgaacagtaaaaaaaatttgcttGGAAAATAAAGAATGCCGACATTACATGTGTCCTTTGCAAGGTTTTGTattgttcatattattatgtctgGCGTGTGTTGATTGGCACCTATTTATTGTTTTGCACGTTGTTCATTCTCATGTATTGCTAAGCTAATGtgtatttatatctttaatatgtaaatatcagTAACTGTTGGAGTCTATACAATTTGTGATCTCTAAAATTAGTTTGTTGTTGATATTATTGTATAGATGCTATCAAACAACTTGGCCGGGTAAGCGGGGCTAGAGCCGCAGGCAAAGCTAGCCTGTGCGCTTAGAATTTGGCGAAATAAAACACCACGCAGTGTCGTTTTATTAGGATTAGTTGAGAAGCTAACACGTGACGGCCGCATTGGTATCACGATCAATCACAAATATCTAAACTACATGACATCGACATGAGTCGCGTTTTTTTTTCGCCATTCTAAGGGAGCTGATCGACTAATTGTTCGGTTacttcgtcgcaccgcgcgtgCGTTTCCCCGCGGACGTCTACAGTGGATGGGTAGAGTTGATTgatagcatttataataaatacctttAGGTTCTCATGTGTACGCGTAAGAGTATAGCGGTCCATTGACTATAATTCATTCGCCGTGGTCATTCCTATGTTTTTTAACGACATGATTCTcgtatattgtattaattattcgaCCGATACTTTAAAAGAGTACgcacattatatattttagtgacACAACATCGAACTGTTCCTTCCAGGCAGATGTTCGCCTCATGTATCTATCGCACTAAATCtcattatcttttatttaatattaatcttgTCAATAAAAGTATATGTACTTAGTTTTGAAATCCAGTTTCgtacgaaaaaaatatgtaaacgcTGTTATGTGTTATAGAgtaggagaaaataataaaaaaaaacaataaatattttgttttgaattattttataaatattttttatattttattttttataacatcataatatcGACGCTGGAAAGCAAACACGTAGTAACCCGCAAAACTAAAATTGTTCACCAGAgcagaaaaactaaaatttttttctaaaaaaattaataacttgcGTTTTTATAGTCCTAGAGTCGCCGTTTTTGgactctatatttatattttgtgcttAATAAGTTGTATTAAACGCCATCAACCTAaaggttgtttaaaaatattttgcgggttacgacatttgtaaatatttttcaatccaTTGAAACGTAGTAAATGAAGAgagtaaatgtatggaacgatgCAAATCGCACTTTTTTAGGGAGAGCATACATGTAGTAACCAACGTTGCTTTAAGCAACATAACTTAGAAaaacgttataataaataaaatctgtaaatattttgcaatcagTATGTAGTAAATGGCATTATTTTCGGTATCCTGAAAGagtcaattgttttaaaagtaaatctttTAAAGTGGGTTTGCTAATTAAACTGCTGTAagagacaataaaaaaaggttacttctacttttgaaatgtttatttaatacaaccaaaatgtatttttagcaaaatgttctgctttggatttttttaatatttgcgcCACAGATCGACCACTTGCCATCGACAAAACAACTCAGTtagttttattggtaaaaaaaaaaactttacaactacacactgtaatatattacttaacaaaattaacactgctcatttgtatatataaaaaaactaagtttCTCTTTAGAAACCACATAAAACCATTTAATGCaggtaaatattcattactttcTATCCTAGAATCAGATTAAAGCACTCTTTAACTTTTGCATTGGTCTTGAAATCTAAATATTCTTTTGCGTACATATCTTTTGGAATTATAAGTTTTTCAacctttttttaattgaatatttattttggcaaatTTTCTGCGGTAGTAATTCAATGGCAAAGGGGTAGATCGTGTACAaaatttttgctttttaattacATCCTCAGATGTTTGTTGTAACCTCCAGCCCTTAGTCATCCATCTTTTCTTGCAATACCGTCGATCATATTGTATCTAGAGTATAAAGCATAAATCTTTGCGTAATTTCTAACTTGGCAATCGGAAACTTTTGGCATGCTTTACATCTATCTTCACCttcatttatgtaaaaattcTTATGTTTGACTTCTATTAGATGTAGCATTTTTACTTGGTCATTTGAGTGACCTTCTATTACCACATTGAGCTAATCAATCTATTCTTCTTTGGTAGCTGttcaaatcacaaaaaaaaaaaaaaatattaacacgtcGTTCTTCTGAAGCGTTACCTCAGTTGTTACCACACTACTTTTGACTGTTTCACccatttttgttaatatgtcaatctcctttctttttcttttcgctattctcttttataatttcatgcTTTGATTTGGATTTCTCTAATGGCAGTCGGTGAACTCTTTTACATTCTTGTTCTGTTTCTTTTTCAGTCTCTTATTGTAAAACAAGAAAAAGCTAATGTTCCACATAAAAACTTTGCAGAACTTTAttgattaatgaaataattatattcttatcacaataaaattcattaaattatctttatttgaaCTGTTTTCTTCAGGATCACTTGAAGAAGAAGTTGATTGATTATTTTCTATTCAATCACAGACTTGAATATTTTCAGAGTTATCGTCAACAAAATCTAGTTAAGATtcttcaaagtttattttttttatcgtcgaTTAACAGCTTTTTAGCTTCTCATCTTCCCATTTACTAAAGTCTGAGACAGGGGCATGTCTTAATATATCATCGTTTGTGTCTAGAAACATTGGAATTTTTCTTTGATTCCGTTTAATCTTTTCTTTGTCATAACGTCTATATTTTCTAAttctttaaatatctttttaatatttgcctGCTGCGTTATTTCTAAACGTAGATTCCAAAAATAAGTGTacgttaagtaaaaaataatggttACTACTATTCTTTCGTTAGCATTTCTAACCTCAGCTCCAAAGTTACGTTCAATAATTACTCCTACTTCATATGATTCAAGTGTCGTCCAATTAGgactattatattcaatttcattTGATTATATTGAACCAAATCCGTCAGGGAGAGATACTTTGAATAGACCTGACTTTTGTGGTTAAAATACAGCATCATGCTGTATGTACTAAATTTCTATTTTGATCTATAATTATACCCTTTCCTTCGAGACTATTTACTTATCTTAGATTTTTTCGTtggtttttcatattaaaaaccaTCTCGTAAGGTCTCTCACCACCTTATTCGTTGTGCCACCATCTAAAAgagtaatttgtatattttagcgACATTATCAGCTAAGATTTTggaaagaataattattgtgtaattaattctaaataatttcggtaaaaattataatgcttaCGTAACAAAAATTGCACAAGTaataaaagttctaaaataataatattgtacttacTTGGCCTATACTCGATTTCGTTTTCTCGCTTACtatttttcagtataaaaattCTCACTACAAATCGCCGTACATTTCCACTTCAAAACCCGCAATAAGACGTGGCGTAAGAATCAAAGGAATGTCTGCGGTGGCGCAGATCACAAGACATAAATCCGCAATGTGTTAAGCCTACAATCTTTAGTAGTGCTGTAAACCtaacttactttttaaataggATCCTTGTGAATACTGTAAAGGTCTCGACCAAAAAAACTGAATACCGTACAAAGCGTAGTAAACACtaccatttaaaaacatatcgcCCACTAAATGATGTAaactcaaataaacaaaatttacgaGGAGCAAAAATGTAGTAACCAGCATAAGATATGGAATTACTGATGATGTAaataatagatttaatttttttatagaaaatgaatTGTCGTaagtaacataacaaaaaatattaacagtttttttgttacttacagcgttTTGtggtacaaaaaaaagaaaaaagaggtaaattttaaaaatcctatttttgttattattaatcttaCAGTTACTTGAAAAAAACCATTCgacgtgttttaattttctgattccaatgatgcaataaaaaaaaaaataccgtacaTGTCAGTTACTACGTGTTTGCTTTCCAGCGTCGATATATTCCTTCCGAACAGTTTATATCGGTGCTCTCTATTCTAAATAGTGGTCTTTCTAATGGTGGTCTGTAAACTATAAATAGAAAGGgagcaaatttaaaaaatgtgctaataatatttatcaaatggTCATAACATGATCTTGCCAACATGATAACTCATTCTGTATGTTGACATATATAGATGTATGTCGCTCTTGATACATGCCTGTTCCATTAAGATGTGACACCTGAAGTCgcaatattttctgtttttgttaACTGATTAATATGTTGCTATTTTCGGAGTCACTTCATTTTTTGAAGGGTGGTACGTAATTGCAACTCTGTAGCTGTGAATGttgattaaagtattttaaaactaaataatattttatttacactaataagtttatttatgcCGTGGGCCGAACCCTGCTACCTCTATCAGCACCGAGTGCACCATGAGACCTCATGGTCTCTCCTCTTATAAACACGGTTTTGAGGATCTAccattatatacctatatgttgtatgtTACATGCATTGGCTGTAATCCTTTTTCGGTATTTAGGGAAATATCCACAATAATACATTGACTGCGGCTCACATAATAATTTTGGTTATTGGGGCGCCACACGCATGCGGCTTGCACATGCTTGGCGTGCTGTCTGAAGACTCTAACTCGCGTCGTGGTGCCACATGATTGTGGGAAAACACCTCCGTGTTTGGCGGCCGCATGGTGGATA
This genomic window from Manduca sexta isolate Smith_Timp_Sample1 chromosome 17, JHU_Msex_v1.0, whole genome shotgun sequence contains:
- the LOC115454775 gene encoding late secretory pathway protein AVL9 homolog isoform X2 encodes the protein MAFINEPVLNIIVVGFHHKKGCQVEHCYPELIPGRPTELPAAWRHLPALALPDGSHNYHSDTIFFNLPGLTDPPHTVYGISCFRQIPVEQVIQKTEDMTRSSVQKSVCVICRAPLFGRLAVKMELVVRAWFLQGDFSQTKLLEDAYKHLNSCPVQMDQALEGLSVQRLVEGWRHKALLLFKLLLLRRKVLIYGAPAGTLSAALLTLVSLLPRCVEYGLSKAANIVLSRPLSPIPVPVELDTLDSGNDVSNDTLVNGTSQLEELSPKETGNMLEEKDRVSRQSFDETILTDVVDRQDLSVGREKCHSIGEKYKSQKSISEAQQSPTMARDMSVDGLHNLTSQVDQAECGFPLPLFEEGYLCLPYLSLQYLDLLSDSAVQGFVVGASNVLFKQKRQLFDVLVELNEMRIETGDMLLRRQLALGTEDLRFADHIVRHGSTQGDAWIRDQFTSYLIYLLRTSLLPDGSREIDSYNAQFMSAFKATPAYENWLKNTNNGDIETFMNLIPMHPFSGQLSVADMKLKFAHTMSTTEGGRKVTAAVASTGRAVATTSRAAKIHRLPIRTWTRRRTRRRRRTPRRDLWTTTGTRSAP
- the LOC115454775 gene encoding late secretory pathway protein AVL9 homolog isoform X1; translation: MAFINEPVLNIIVVGFHHKKGCQVEHCYPELIPGRPTELPAAWRHLPALALPDGSHNYHSDTIFFNLPGLTDPPHTVYGISCFRQIPVEQVIQKTEDMTRSSVQKSVCVICRAPLFGRLAVKMELVVRAWFLQGDFSQTKLLEDAYKHLNSCPVQMDQALEGLSVQRLVEGWRHKALLLFKLLLLRRKVLIYGAPAGTLSAALLTLVSLLPRCVEYGLSKAANIVLSRPLSPIPVPVELDTLDSGNDVSNDTLVNGTSQLEELSPKETGNMLEEKDRVSRQSFDETILTDVVDRQDLSVGREKCHSIGEKYKSQKSISEAQQSPTMARDMSVDGLHNLTSQVDQAECGFPLPLFEEGYLCLPYLSLQYLDLLSDSAVQGFVVGASNVLFKQKRQLFDVLVELNEMRIETGDMLLRRQLALGTEDLRFADHIVRHGSTQGDAWIRDQFTSYLIYLLRTSLLPDGSREIDSYNAQFMSAFKATPAYENWLKNTNNGDIETFMNLIPMHPFSGQLSVADMKLKFAHTMSTTEGGRKVTAAVASTGRAVATTSRAVGGALSQARGALSGWWSALTAPPPVAHGEDTSTAHSDVDEAEDTAEEADAAPRPLDDNRNSERAVMPEPPDKAIDENNANLSKITVV